In a genomic window of Streptomyces sp. NBC_01231:
- a CDS encoding S53 family peptidase, which translates to MRSKRAKVRAGVSMAATLPMLAGALALGIPAAHAADNTGRDTLAGTRPAWATAKADKGATADASQVTARVYLAGRDAAGLAAYAKAVSDPTSAAYGKYLSAQQTQDRFGATKAQVAAVKAWLTSAGLKVTGVTPHYLTVSGDVAAAEKAFGTQLHNYAKGSKTYRAPAKTASAPDSLGGAVLTVTGLDNAPHVARHADQLPAPAAVFKNAGPFSSYYGSNTASTLPNAYGGKIPYAVQGYTGKQLRAAYGAGGYTGKGVRVAITDAYASPTIAYDAATYAKKHGDAAYAGGQLRQVLPKKYTNTEACDASGWYGEETLDVEAVHAVAPAANITYVGAASCGDDDLLDSLGKVVDKHLADIVTNSWGDIEANQTPDLAAAYDQVFQLGAVEGIGFYFSSGDNGDEVANTGTKQVDTPANSAWVTAVGGTSLAVGKGDKYLWETGWGTEKATLSADGKSWTDFPGAFTSGAGGGTSKTVAEPFYQKGVVPNALATANSAAGNRVVPDIAAIADPNTGFKVGQTQTFPDGSQQYSEYRLGGTSLASPVIAAVQALAQQARGGRAIGFANPSIYAKYGTKAYHDVTDNPTGSGLAVARVDYANSYDASEGLLTSVRTLGADSSLKAVKGYDDVTGVGTPGGGYVESYRRR; encoded by the coding sequence ATGAGATCCAAACGCGCCAAGGTGCGCGCCGGGGTGAGCATGGCAGCGACACTGCCCATGCTCGCCGGTGCGCTGGCGCTCGGCATACCCGCGGCGCACGCCGCGGACAACACGGGCCGGGACACGCTCGCGGGCACCAGGCCCGCCTGGGCCACGGCCAAGGCCGACAAGGGCGCCACCGCGGACGCCTCCCAGGTCACCGCCCGGGTCTACCTCGCCGGCCGGGACGCCGCCGGCCTCGCCGCGTACGCGAAGGCCGTGTCCGACCCGACCTCGGCGGCATACGGCAAGTACCTGAGCGCCCAGCAGACGCAGGACCGCTTCGGCGCCACCAAGGCGCAGGTCGCCGCGGTCAAGGCGTGGCTGACGTCGGCCGGCCTGAAGGTCACCGGGGTCACGCCGCACTACCTCACCGTCTCCGGTGACGTGGCCGCCGCCGAGAAGGCCTTCGGCACCCAGCTGCACAACTACGCCAAGGGTTCCAAGACCTACCGCGCGCCCGCGAAGACGGCCTCCGCGCCGGACAGCCTGGGCGGCGCCGTCCTCACCGTGACCGGCCTGGACAACGCACCGCACGTGGCGCGGCACGCGGACCAACTGCCCGCTCCGGCGGCCGTGTTCAAGAACGCCGGACCGTTCTCCTCGTACTACGGCTCGAACACCGCGAGCACCCTGCCAAACGCCTACGGCGGGAAGATCCCGTACGCCGTCCAGGGCTACACCGGCAAGCAGCTGCGCGCCGCGTACGGCGCCGGCGGCTACACGGGCAAGGGCGTGCGGGTCGCCATCACCGACGCGTACGCCTCGCCGACCATCGCCTACGACGCGGCCACCTACGCGAAGAAGCACGGCGACGCGGCCTACGCCGGCGGACAGCTGCGCCAGGTCCTGCCCAAGAAGTACACGAACACCGAGGCCTGTGACGCTTCCGGCTGGTACGGCGAGGAGACCCTCGACGTCGAGGCCGTGCACGCGGTCGCACCCGCCGCGAACATCACGTACGTCGGTGCCGCCTCCTGCGGGGACGACGACCTGCTCGACTCGCTGGGCAAGGTCGTCGACAAGCACCTGGCCGACATCGTCACCAACTCCTGGGGCGACATCGAGGCCAACCAGACGCCGGACCTCGCGGCCGCCTACGACCAGGTCTTCCAGCTGGGCGCGGTCGAGGGCATCGGCTTCTACTTCTCCTCCGGTGACAACGGCGACGAGGTCGCCAACACCGGGACCAAGCAGGTCGACACCCCGGCCAACTCGGCGTGGGTGACGGCGGTCGGCGGCACCTCGCTGGCGGTCGGCAAGGGCGACAAGTACCTGTGGGAGACCGGCTGGGGCACCGAGAAGGCCACGCTGTCCGCGGACGGCAAGAGCTGGACCGACTTCCCCGGCGCGTTCACCTCGGGCGCGGGCGGCGGCACCAGCAAGACGGTCGCCGAGCCCTTCTACCAGAAGGGTGTCGTCCCGAACGCGCTCGCCACGGCCAACAGCGCCGCCGGCAACCGCGTCGTCCCGGACATCGCGGCGATCGCCGACCCGAACACCGGCTTCAAGGTCGGCCAGACGCAGACCTTCCCGGACGGGTCGCAGCAGTACAGCGAGTACCGCCTCGGCGGCACCTCGCTGGCCTCGCCGGTGATCGCGGCGGTCCAGGCGCTCGCCCAGCAGGCGCGCGGCGGCAGGGCGATCGGTTTCGCCAACCCGTCGATCTACGCGAAGTACGGCACGAAGGCGTACCACGACGTCACGGACAACCCCACGGGCTCCGGCCTCGCGGTGGCCCGCGTCGACTACGCCAACAGCTACGACGCGTCCGAGGGCCTGCTCACCTCCGTCCGCACTCTCGGCGCGGACAGCTCGCTCAAGGCCGTGAAGGGCTACGACGACGTCACCGGCGTGGGTACGCCCGGGGGCGGTTACGTGGAGTCGTACCGCCGTCGCTGA
- a CDS encoding DUF305 domain-containing protein produces the protein MRFAGVAVAVAGVLVAAGAISYAVAEDGSSDGAPSAESADAGFARDMAVHHQQAVEMSYIVRDRTDDEEVRRLAYDIAQTQANQRGMLLGWLDLWGLPKVSANPPMTWMDMGDMPAGKDGALMPGMATNSELKKLNTLSGKQAEVLYLQLMTDHHKGGIHMAEGCVDKCTVGVEKRLAQGMVDAQQSEIDLMAGMLKERNAKARP, from the coding sequence GTGAGGTTCGCGGGAGTGGCCGTCGCCGTGGCCGGGGTGCTGGTCGCGGCGGGCGCCATCAGCTACGCCGTCGCCGAGGACGGGAGTTCGGACGGCGCTCCAAGCGCCGAGTCCGCCGACGCCGGGTTCGCCCGGGACATGGCGGTGCACCACCAGCAGGCCGTCGAGATGTCGTACATCGTGCGCGACCGCACCGACGACGAGGAGGTGCGCCGTCTCGCGTACGACATCGCGCAGACGCAGGCCAACCAGCGCGGCATGCTGCTGGGCTGGCTCGACCTGTGGGGGCTGCCGAAGGTGTCCGCCAACCCGCCGATGACGTGGATGGACATGGGGGACATGCCGGCCGGCAAGGACGGGGCGCTGATGCCGGGCATGGCGACCAACAGCGAGCTGAAGAAGCTGAACACCCTGAGCGGCAAGCAGGCCGAGGTCCTCTACCTCCAGTTGATGACGGACCATCACAAGGGCGGCATCCACATGGCCGAGGGCTGCGTGGACAAGTGCACGGTCGGCGTGGAGAAGCGACTCGCGCAGGGCATGGTGGACGCACAGCAGTCGGAGATCGATCTGATGGCGGGCATGTTGAAGGAGCGGAACGCGAAAGCGCGTCCGTAG
- a CDS encoding DUF3105 domain-containing protein produces the protein MGSAKNSSAKDGSGTARKARIEEMRRAEQSRERRNRILTIAASVVVVVGLVVGTVVLVRSQSDDGGSTAADGKGKGHFVTGSDGVKTWKGTLGRTHVAKTVKYPTEPPVGGDHNQVWMNCNGDVYTKDLNNMNAVHSLEHGAVWVTYTSKASKADVDALTAKVKKTPYTLMSPDDQQKDPIMLTAWGHQRTVTGADDPNVDKFFEKFVQGEQTPEPGAACTGGLPQ, from the coding sequence ATGGGCTCCGCCAAGAACAGCAGCGCCAAAGACGGCAGTGGCACGGCGCGCAAGGCGCGCATAGAGGAGATGCGGCGCGCCGAGCAGTCCCGGGAGCGGCGCAATCGGATCCTGACCATAGCCGCGAGCGTGGTGGTCGTCGTCGGTCTCGTCGTGGGCACGGTCGTCCTCGTGCGGTCGCAGTCCGACGACGGCGGCAGCACTGCGGCCGACGGGAAGGGCAAGGGGCACTTCGTCACGGGCTCGGACGGTGTGAAGACGTGGAAGGGGACGCTGGGCCGCACCCACGTCGCCAAGACGGTGAAGTACCCGACGGAGCCCCCGGTCGGCGGCGACCACAACCAGGTCTGGATGAACTGCAACGGCGACGTCTACACCAAGGACCTCAACAACATGAACGCCGTGCACTCGCTGGAGCACGGCGCGGTGTGGGTGACGTACACCAGCAAGGCCTCGAAGGCGGACGTGGACGCGCTGACGGCGAAGGTGAAGAAGACGCCGTACACGCTGATGAGCCCGGACGACCAGCAGAAGGACCCGATCATGCTGACCGCGTGGGGGCACCAGCGCACGGTGACCGGTGCCGACGACCCGAACGTCGACAAGTTCTTCGAGAAGTTCGTACAGGGTGAGCAGACGCCGGAGCCGGGCGCCGCGTGCACGGGAGGTCTGCCGCAGTGA
- the glnA gene encoding type I glutamate--ammonia ligase produces the protein MDKQQEFVLRTLEERDIRFVRLWFTDVLGFLKSVAVAPAELEQAFDEGIGFDGSAIEGFARVYESDMIAKPDPSTFQVLPWRAEAPGTARMFCDILMPDGSPSFADPRYVLKRALARTSDQGFTFYTHPEIEFFLLKDRPLDGSRPTPADNSGYFDHTPQNIGMDFRRQAITMLESMGISVEFSHHEGAPGQQEIDLRYADALSTADNIMTFRLVMKQVALEQGVQATFMPKPFSEHPGSGMHTHLSLFEGDRNAFYESGSEYQLSKVGRSFIAGLLRHAAEISAVTNQWVNSYKRIWGGTERTAGAGGEAPSYICWGHNNRSALVRVPMYKPGKTGSARVEVRSIDSGANPYLAYALLLAAGLKGIEEGYELPPGAEDDVWALSDAERRAMGIEPLPQNLGEALTLMERSDLVAETLGEHVFDFFLRNKRQEWEEYRSEVTAFELRKSLPVL, from the coding sequence ATGGACAAGCAACAGGAGTTCGTGCTCCGGACATTGGAGGAGCGCGACATCCGGTTCGTACGCCTGTGGTTCACGGACGTGCTGGGCTTCCTCAAGTCCGTCGCCGTGGCCCCGGCCGAACTCGAACAGGCCTTCGATGAAGGCATCGGTTTCGACGGCTCCGCGATCGAGGGCTTCGCCCGCGTATACGAGTCCGACATGATCGCCAAGCCGGACCCGTCGACGTTCCAGGTCCTGCCCTGGCGCGCGGAGGCCCCCGGCACCGCCCGGATGTTCTGCGACATCCTCATGCCGGACGGCTCCCCGTCCTTCGCGGACCCGCGCTACGTGCTCAAGCGTGCCCTGGCCCGCACGTCCGACCAGGGCTTCACGTTCTACACCCACCCGGAGATCGAGTTCTTCCTGCTGAAGGACCGCCCGCTGGACGGCTCGCGCCCGACTCCGGCCGACAACTCGGGTTACTTCGACCACACCCCGCAGAACATCGGCATGGACTTCCGCCGTCAGGCGATCACCATGCTGGAGTCGATGGGCATCTCGGTCGAGTTCTCCCACCACGAGGGCGCCCCCGGTCAGCAGGAGATCGACCTGCGCTACGCCGACGCGCTCTCCACGGCCGACAACATCATGACGTTCCGCCTGGTCATGAAGCAGGTGGCGCTGGAGCAGGGGGTCCAGGCGACCTTCATGCCGAAGCCGTTCTCCGAGCACCCGGGCTCCGGCATGCACACGCACCTGTCGCTGTTCGAGGGTGACCGCAACGCGTTCTACGAGTCCGGCTCGGAGTACCAGCTCTCGAAGGTCGGACGCTCCTTCATCGCCGGCCTGCTCCGGCACGCGGCGGAGATCTCGGCCGTCACCAACCAGTGGGTGAACTCCTACAAGCGCATCTGGGGCGGCACCGAGCGCACCGCGGGCGCCGGCGGCGAGGCCCCCTCGTACATCTGCTGGGGCCACAACAACCGCTCCGCCCTGGTCCGGGTCCCGATGTACAAGCCCGGCAAGACCGGCTCGGCCCGTGTCGAGGTCCGCTCCATCGACTCCGGCGCCAACCCGTACCTGGCCTACGCGCTCCTCCTGGCCGCCGGTCTCAAGGGCATCGAGGAGGGCTACGAGCTTCCCCCGGGCGCCGAGGACGACGTCTGGGCCCTCTCCGACGCCGAGCGCCGCGCGATGGGCATCGAGCCGCTGCCCCAGAACCTGGGCGAGGCACTGACCCTGATGGAGCGCAGTGACCTGGTCGCCGAGACCCTCGGCGAGCACGTCTTCGACTTCTTCCTGCGCAACAAGCGCCAGGAGTGGGAGGAGTACCGCAGCGAGGTCACCGCGTTCGAGCTGCGGAAGAGCCTGCCGGTGCTGTAG
- a CDS encoding MFS transporter — MPLALLALAVGAFGIGTTEFVMMGLLPDVANDLRISIPTAGHLVSAYALGVVIGAPLLAAVTARMPRRTVLIGLMALFVAGNVLSAFAPDYHWLLAARFVSGLPHGAFFGVGAVVATTMVAPERKARSVSLMFLGLTVANVAGVPVATLMGQHLGWRATFLGVGAIGLAAIASLALLIPHDRTAAPETGLRGELAALKSLPVWLALGTTVAGFGALFAAYSYITPMLTDAAGYADSSVTLLLALFGVGATAGNLLGGRLADHSLRGTLFGGLVSLVAVLALFPVLMSTAWSAAVAVVLLGSAAFVTGSPLQLMVMEKASAAPSLASSANQAAFNLANAGGAWIGGVALAAGFGVTSPATAGAALAVLGLAVAGAAYAVDRRRTPVSGRERVVASHVPQDMEAVRY, encoded by the coding sequence ATGCCCCTGGCCCTGCTCGCCCTAGCCGTGGGCGCCTTCGGCATCGGTACGACCGAGTTCGTGATGATGGGCCTGCTGCCCGACGTCGCGAATGATCTGCGCATCTCGATCCCCACCGCCGGACATCTGGTCTCGGCGTACGCGCTCGGCGTGGTGATCGGCGCGCCGCTGCTGGCCGCCGTCACCGCGCGGATGCCCCGCCGCACGGTCCTGATCGGCCTGATGGCGCTGTTCGTGGCGGGCAACGTGCTCTCCGCGTTCGCCCCCGACTACCACTGGCTGCTGGCGGCCCGCTTCGTCAGCGGCCTTCCGCACGGCGCCTTCTTCGGCGTGGGCGCCGTCGTCGCCACGACCATGGTGGCGCCGGAGCGCAAGGCCCGCTCGGTGTCCCTGATGTTCCTGGGTCTGACGGTCGCCAACGTGGCCGGTGTCCCCGTCGCCACGCTCATGGGGCAGCACCTGGGCTGGCGTGCGACCTTCCTCGGCGTCGGCGCCATCGGCCTGGCGGCGATCGCCTCGCTGGCCCTGCTGATCCCGCACGACCGGACGGCGGCCCCCGAAACGGGCCTGCGCGGCGAACTCGCGGCGCTGAAGTCCCTCCCCGTCTGGCTGGCGCTCGGTACGACCGTCGCGGGCTTCGGCGCCCTCTTCGCCGCGTACAGCTACATCACGCCGATGCTGACCGACGCCGCCGGATACGCCGACTCCAGCGTGACGCTGCTGCTGGCCCTGTTCGGTGTCGGCGCGACCGCGGGCAACCTGCTCGGCGGCCGGCTGGCCGACCACTCGCTGCGGGGCACGCTGTTCGGCGGACTGGTGTCGCTGGTGGCGGTGCTGGCGCTGTTCCCGGTGCTGATGAGCACGGCCTGGAGCGCGGCCGTGGCGGTCGTGCTGCTCGGCTCGGCGGCGTTCGTCACCGGCTCCCCGCTCCAGCTGATGGTCATGGAGAAGGCGTCGGCCGCCCCGTCCCTGGCGTCCTCCGCCAACCAGGCCGCGTTCAACCTGGCGAACGCCGGGGGCGCGTGGATCGGCGGTGTCGCACTGGCCGCCGGCTTCGGCGTGACGTCTCCGGCCACGGCCGGGGCGGCCCTGGCCGTGCTCGGGCTGGCGGTGGCCGGCGCGGCGTACGCCGTGGACCGCCGCCGGACCCCGGTGAGCGGCCGGGAACGCGTGGTCGCCTCCCACGTCCCGCAGGACATGGAGGCCGTGCGGTACTGA
- a CDS encoding endonuclease/exonuclease/phosphatase family protein, which translates to MAQQAYMTETDNQGSGHEPRGNRVRRLMNRLAKRLFAGGRGERGIWRRGLVLAALAILVALIMLLHARIPNAIGNLGSLIDTFLPWLGVCVPVLMVLAVVRRSATALIAALLPTIVWLNLFGGLLGDKAGTGGDLTVATHNVNADNPNPAGTARDVAASGADVVALEELTTSAVPVYEKALASTYRYHSVQGTVGLWSKYPMTGVRGVDIKLGWTRAMRATVTTPAGQVAVYVAHMPSVRVKIEAGFTARQRDKSADALGEAIADERLTKVVLLGDLNGTMNDRALNGVTSQMRSTQGAAGSGFGFSWPASFPMARIDQILVKGIEPEGSWTLPATGSDHLPVAARVSVDTSS; encoded by the coding sequence ATGGCGCAGCAGGCGTACATGACGGAGACGGACAACCAGGGCTCGGGTCACGAGCCTCGGGGAAACCGGGTCCGGCGCCTGATGAACCGGCTGGCGAAGCGTCTGTTCGCCGGCGGGCGGGGTGAACGGGGAATCTGGCGCCGGGGCCTGGTGCTCGCCGCCCTCGCGATCCTGGTCGCCCTGATCATGCTGCTGCACGCGCGGATCCCGAACGCGATCGGCAACCTCGGCAGCCTCATCGACACCTTCCTGCCCTGGCTGGGCGTGTGCGTCCCGGTCCTGATGGTGCTCGCGGTGGTGCGCAGGTCGGCGACCGCGCTGATCGCGGCGCTGCTGCCGACGATCGTCTGGCTGAACCTCTTCGGCGGGCTGCTCGGCGACAAGGCGGGCACCGGCGGCGACCTCACCGTGGCCACGCACAACGTCAACGCCGACAACCCGAACCCCGCCGGCACCGCCCGTGACGTGGCCGCGTCCGGCGCGGACGTGGTGGCGCTGGAGGAGCTGACGACCTCGGCGGTCCCGGTGTACGAGAAGGCGCTGGCGTCGACGTACAGGTACCACTCGGTGCAGGGCACGGTCGGCCTGTGGAGCAAGTACCCCATGACCGGTGTCAGGGGCGTCGACATCAAGCTCGGCTGGACGCGCGCGATGCGCGCCACCGTGACCACGCCCGCGGGGCAGGTCGCGGTGTACGTCGCCCATATGCCGTCGGTTCGGGTGAAGATCGAGGCCGGGTTCACGGCCCGTCAGCGGGACAAGAGCGCGGACGCGCTGGGCGAGGCCATCGCCGACGAGCGGCTCACGAAGGTCGTGCTGCTCGGTGACCTGAACGGCACGATGAACGACCGCGCGCTCAACGGCGTCACCTCGCAGATGCGTTCCACGCAGGGTGCGGCGGGCAGCGGGTTCGGGTTCAGCTGGCCGGCCTCGTTCCCGATGGCGCGGATCGACCAGATCCTGGTCAAGGGGATCGAGCCCGAGGGCTCGTGGACGCTGCCGGCGACCGGGAGCGACCATCTGCCGGTCGCGGCGCGTGTGAGCGTCGACACGTCGTCCTGA
- a CDS encoding TetR/AcrR family transcriptional regulator: MDVSGLADGSPRQEGPARGRPRSEAVEHAIVEAVVKLLEEGVPLAELSIERIARTAGVGKATIYRRWSGKEELFVDVVRAAEPPEPELPGTSMRDDLVALLEQLRRRGLMTRSSVLLHNVYAQMKSSPKIWTAYHATVVEPRRRLQVEILRRGQRSGQLRADIDVELMNDLFVGPMLVRTVMRPDADLPEGLSEQLVDTLLEGLRPASSPPVSSQSA, encoded by the coding sequence ATGGACGTGAGCGGTCTCGCCGACGGCAGCCCCCGGCAGGAGGGCCCCGCCCGGGGCCGCCCCCGGAGCGAGGCCGTGGAGCACGCCATCGTCGAAGCGGTGGTGAAGCTCCTGGAGGAGGGCGTGCCGCTCGCGGAGTTGTCCATCGAGCGCATCGCCCGTACCGCGGGCGTCGGCAAGGCCACCATCTACCGTCGCTGGAGCGGCAAGGAGGAGCTCTTCGTCGACGTCGTGCGCGCGGCCGAGCCGCCGGAACCCGAACTTCCCGGCACCTCGATGCGCGACGACCTCGTGGCCCTCCTGGAACAGCTGCGTCGGCGTGGCCTGATGACCCGTTCGTCCGTGCTCCTGCACAACGTCTACGCCCAGATGAAGAGCAGCCCGAAGATCTGGACCGCGTACCACGCGACGGTCGTGGAACCGCGCCGCCGGCTCCAGGTCGAGATCCTGCGCCGCGGGCAGCGCAGCGGCCAACTGCGCGCCGACATAGACGTCGAGCTGATGAACGACCTGTTCGTCGGCCCCATGCTGGTGCGGACCGTGATGCGCCCGGACGCCGACCTCCCGGAGGGCCTGTCGGAGCAACTCGTCGACACGCTCCTGGAAGGACTGCGACCGGCGAGCTCACCACCCGTCAGTTCCCAGTCGGCGTAG
- a CDS encoding MFS transporter: MTSAVPDSRIPEAVHRRRWAILGVLMLSLLIVVLDNSILNVAIKTISTPAPTGLGATQSELEWAINAYTLVFAGLLFSAGLLGDRLGRKRVLLGGLLVFGIGSALAATSGSPGELIAFRAVMGLGAAFVMPATLAVLMNVFEREEQPKAIGIWAGGVGLAIAIGPITGGVLLDHFWWGSVFLINVPIVVLALALMLWLVPDSRDPNPGRIDPVGVVLSVVGLVLLVYGIIKGGQLADFTDATVLATIGAGLAVLVAFVVFEKRSSHPSIDVTYFKNKVFSAAIAAIALVFFALMGVTFFSVFYTQSVRGYSPLQTGLLMLPLAAAQMIFAPRARLVVDRFGYRATTTGGMAVIAAMLAAFATLEADTPIWLLEVIFFLMGTGMAHIMTPVSVVIMQALPREKAGSASALSNTFRQVGGALGIAVLGSVLSTAYRGAIEDKLGLLPADLRHTAGESIEATLGVAAKLGPRGKALIDPANDAFLHAMHVTALWGAGVAVVGAIVVAVYLPGKPPTPQKGDEKQELVATE; this comes from the coding sequence ATGACTTCTGCAGTCCCTGATTCCCGCATACCGGAAGCGGTGCACCGGCGCCGCTGGGCGATCCTCGGTGTGCTGATGCTGAGCCTGTTGATCGTGGTGCTCGACAACTCGATCCTGAACGTCGCCATCAAGACGATCTCCACCCCCGCCCCCACCGGCCTGGGTGCCACCCAGAGCGAGCTGGAGTGGGCGATCAACGCCTACACCCTGGTCTTCGCGGGGCTCCTCTTCAGCGCCGGCCTCCTCGGCGACCGGCTCGGCCGCAAGAGGGTCCTGCTCGGCGGCCTCCTCGTCTTCGGCATCGGCTCCGCCCTCGCCGCCACCTCCGGCTCGCCGGGTGAGCTGATCGCCTTCCGCGCGGTGATGGGCCTAGGCGCCGCCTTCGTCATGCCCGCCACCCTCGCCGTCCTCATGAACGTCTTCGAGCGCGAGGAGCAGCCCAAGGCCATCGGCATCTGGGCGGGCGGGGTCGGACTGGCCATCGCCATCGGCCCGATCACCGGCGGCGTCCTGCTCGACCACTTCTGGTGGGGCTCGGTCTTCCTCATCAACGTGCCGATCGTGGTCCTCGCCCTCGCGCTGATGCTGTGGCTGGTGCCCGACTCCCGCGACCCGAACCCCGGCCGGATCGACCCCGTCGGCGTCGTGCTGTCCGTCGTCGGCCTGGTCCTGCTCGTCTACGGGATCATCAAGGGCGGCCAGCTCGCCGACTTCACCGACGCGACCGTCCTCGCGACCATCGGCGCCGGTCTGGCCGTACTCGTCGCCTTCGTCGTGTTCGAGAAGCGCAGCAGTCACCCGTCCATCGACGTCACGTACTTCAAGAACAAGGTGTTCTCGGCCGCGATCGCCGCCATCGCGCTGGTCTTCTTCGCGCTGATGGGCGTGACCTTCTTCTCGGTCTTCTACACCCAGAGCGTGCGCGGCTACTCCCCGCTGCAGACCGGTCTGCTGATGCTGCCGCTGGCCGCCGCCCAGATGATCTTCGCGCCACGCGCCCGGCTGGTCGTGGACCGCTTCGGGTACCGGGCCACCACCACGGGCGGCATGGCGGTCATCGCCGCGATGCTGGCCGCGTTCGCCACCCTGGAGGCGGACACGCCGATCTGGCTCCTTGAGGTGATCTTCTTCCTCATGGGCACCGGCATGGCGCACATCATGACCCCGGTCAGCGTCGTCATCATGCAGGCCCTGCCCCGCGAGAAGGCCGGCTCCGCCTCCGCGCTCAGCAACACCTTCCGCCAGGTCGGCGGCGCCCTCGGTATCGCCGTGCTCGGCTCGGTCCTGTCCACGGCGTACCGCGGCGCCATCGAGGACAAGCTCGGCCTGCTGCCCGCGGACCTGCGGCACACCGCGGGCGAGTCCATCGAGGCGACCCTGGGAGTCGCCGCCAAGCTCGGCCCGCGGGGCAAAGCCCTCATCGACCCGGCCAACGACGCGTTCCTGCACGCGATGCACGTCACCGCACTGTGGGGAGCGGGCGTCGCGGTGGTCGGCGCGATCGTGGTGGCCGTGTACCTGCCGGGGAAGCCGCCGACCCCTCAGAAGGGCGACGAGAAGCAGGAGTTGGTGGCGACGGAGTAG
- the panB gene encoding 3-methyl-2-oxobutanoate hydroxymethyltransferase, which yields MTQLSAAQPAPNSTPDGSGRTLYGGKSTRRITVRDLTAAKERGEKWPMLTAYDATTASVFDEAGIPVMLVGDSAGNCHLGYETTVPVTLDEMTMLSAAVVRGTQRALIVGDLPFGSYQEGPVQALRSATRLVKEAGVGAVKLEGGERSHRQIELLVESGIPVMAHIGLTPQSVNAMGYRVQGRGEEAAQQLLRDAKAVQDAGAFAVVLELVPAELAAEVTRVLHIPTVGIGAGPETDAQVLVWTDMLGLTGGRVPKFVKQYANLREVMGNAVKAFAEDVVGGTFPLEEHSVH from the coding sequence ATGACGCAGCTCTCGGCTGCCCAGCCTGCACCGAACAGCACCCCCGACGGCAGCGGCAGGACGCTGTACGGGGGCAAGAGCACGCGCCGTATCACCGTTCGCGACCTCACCGCCGCCAAGGAGCGGGGCGAGAAGTGGCCCATGCTCACCGCGTACGACGCGACGACCGCGTCCGTCTTCGACGAGGCCGGCATCCCGGTCATGCTGGTCGGCGACTCGGCGGGCAACTGTCACCTCGGGTACGAGACCACCGTGCCCGTCACCCTCGACGAGATGACCATGCTCTCCGCGGCGGTCGTCCGAGGCACCCAGCGCGCCCTGATCGTCGGCGACCTGCCCTTCGGCTCCTACCAGGAGGGCCCGGTGCAGGCGCTGCGCTCGGCGACCCGACTGGTCAAGGAGGCCGGGGTCGGTGCGGTCAAGCTGGAGGGCGGGGAGCGCTCGCACCGGCAGATCGAGCTGCTGGTGGAGTCCGGGATCCCGGTGATGGCCCACATCGGACTCACTCCCCAGTCCGTCAACGCCATGGGCTACCGCGTCCAGGGGCGCGGCGAGGAGGCGGCCCAGCAGCTGCTGCGGGACGCGAAGGCCGTGCAGGACGCCGGGGCGTTCGCGGTGGTCCTGGAGCTGGTTCCGGCGGAGCTGGCGGCCGAAGTGACCCGGGTGCTGCACATCCCGACGGTGGGAATCGGCGCCGGCCCCGAGACCGACGCGCAGGTACTGGTGTGGACGGACATGCTCGGTCTGACGGGCGGCCGGGTGCCGAAGTTCGTGAAGCAGTACGCGAACCTGCGTGAGGTCATGGGGAACGCGGTGAAGGCGTTCGCGGAGGACGTGGTCGGCGGCACGTTCCCGTTGGAGGAGCACTCCGTCCACTGA
- a CDS encoding ATP-binding protein: MTFELRLLATAKSVPELRHHLRHHTFEVRLCASELVTNVIDHLGEGTPVTVRVTGTDRGHTRVEVTDPDPRALPVLVHATATEESGRGLALLTALARSWGVEQGADRKTVWCELEGAAPSEERVAAVTSARSSR, encoded by the coding sequence GTGACCTTCGAACTCAGGCTGCTCGCCACCGCCAAGTCCGTACCGGAACTGCGCCACCACCTCCGTCACCACACTTTCGAAGTACGGCTCTGCGCAAGCGAGTTGGTGACGAACGTCATCGACCACCTCGGCGAGGGCACCCCGGTGACCGTCCGCGTCACCGGCACGGACCGCGGCCACACCCGCGTCGAGGTCACCGACCCCGATCCGCGCGCGCTGCCCGTACTCGTGCATGCCACCGCCACTGAAGAGTCCGGCCGCGGCCTCGCTCTCCTCACCGCGCTCGCGCGGTCTTGGGGCGTGGAACAAGGGGCGGACCGCAAAACGGTCTGGTGCGAACTGGAGGGCGCCGCGCCGAGTGAGGAGCGGGTCGCGGCCGTCACGTCGGCGCGCAGTTCCCGGTAG